The following proteins are co-located in the Dehalococcoides mccartyi 195 genome:
- the trpC gene encoding indole-3-glycerol phosphate synthase TrpC, with translation MILERIVTDNLPDLERRKMRLPLAKLQELVLDIPYLPIDMAMKLKGRQVRLIAEVKKASPSKGIIRPDFDPVDIAGIYARNGASAISVLTEEHHFMGSLDNLKKIRESGVASKLPLLRKDFIHDPYQVYESRLYGADAILLIVAMLSPERLQELLSLSHKLGMKCLVEVHTRSELEIALESNARIIGLNNRDLHTFKIDLTVTERLRPLIPPECIVVSESGIQTRADISRLEELGVDAVLVGEALTASVDIAAKMRELL, from the coding sequence ATGATTTTGGAACGTATTGTCACCGACAACCTGCCTGATTTGGAGCGGAGAAAAATGCGGCTGCCATTAGCAAAACTGCAGGAATTGGTACTGGACATACCCTATCTACCCATTGACATGGCCATGAAGCTTAAAGGGCGGCAGGTCAGGCTGATTGCCGAGGTAAAAAAAGCCTCTCCGTCAAAAGGGATAATCCGCCCGGATTTTGACCCGGTGGATATTGCCGGCATATATGCCCGAAACGGGGCTTCCGCCATTTCGGTTTTGACAGAAGAACACCATTTTATGGGAAGCCTTGACAACCTGAAGAAAATACGCGAATCAGGGGTGGCATCAAAGCTGCCACTTCTCCGTAAGGATTTTATCCATGACCCGTATCAGGTATATGAATCCCGCCTGTACGGGGCAGACGCTATTTTGCTGATAGTAGCCATGCTGTCTCCCGAAAGGTTACAGGAACTGCTTTCACTCAGCCATAAGCTGGGCATGAAATGTCTGGTGGAAGTGCATACCCGGTCAGAGCTGGAAATAGCTTTAGAGAGTAATGCCCGGATTATCGGCCTGAATAACCGTGATTTGCATACGTTTAAAATAGACCTAACTGTAACCGAAAGGCTTCGCCCCCTGATACCCCCTGAGTGCATAGTTGTCAGTGAAAGCGGCATTCAGACCAGAGCAGATATTTCCCGTCTGGAAGAACTGGGAGTAGATGCAGTGCTGGTAGGAGAAGCCTTAACAGCCTCGGTTGATATTGCCGCCAAAATGAGGGAACTGCTGTGA
- the trpD gene encoding anthranilate phosphoribosyltransferase — translation MIKEAIGSLVLGKSLTLEQSASVMDEIMEGKTTPAQIGAFLTALRVKGETAEEIAGLANVMRAKSTRISTSTPVLDIVGIGGDGINTFNISTTAAFVISGAGIKVAKHGNRAASSMCGSADVLEALGIKIDLNAEQVKICIEQIGIGFMFAPVFHPAMKFVAPSRREIGIRTVFNILGPLTNPASAQYQLIGVPEIGLGDKIISALCHMDIKHALVVHGLDGMDEMSISGDSVIWELKDKEIIKFRHTVSPREMGLEQVSLQAVKGGAAEENALTLRAILSGAKGPKRDVVLLNAAAALMVADKIDTIAEGISLAAEIIDNGLALNKLESLIKLSQSLASG, via the coding sequence ATGATTAAAGAAGCCATCGGGTCTTTAGTTCTGGGTAAATCTCTGACTCTTGAACAGTCTGCCTCAGTCATGGACGAAATCATGGAGGGAAAAACTACTCCTGCCCAGATTGGGGCATTCCTGACTGCTCTCAGGGTCAAGGGTGAAACCGCCGAAGAGATAGCCGGTCTGGCAAATGTCATGCGGGCAAAGTCTACCCGTATATCCACCAGCACTCCGGTACTGGACATAGTGGGCATTGGCGGGGACGGGATAAACACGTTTAATATTTCTACCACCGCCGCCTTTGTTATATCAGGAGCCGGCATAAAAGTGGCCAAGCACGGCAACCGGGCGGCAAGCAGTATGTGCGGCAGTGCCGATGTGCTGGAAGCACTGGGCATAAAAATAGATCTAAATGCCGAACAGGTAAAAATATGTATAGAGCAAATAGGTATCGGGTTCATGTTTGCCCCGGTTTTTCATCCCGCCATGAAATTTGTAGCCCCTTCCCGCCGTGAAATAGGCATCCGCACCGTGTTCAATATTTTAGGTCCGCTGACCAACCCGGCCAGTGCCCAGTACCAGCTTATCGGCGTACCTGAAATAGGGCTGGGTGACAAGATTATTTCAGCCCTCTGCCACATGGATATCAAGCATGCTCTGGTGGTACACGGTCTGGACGGCATGGACGAAATGTCTATCAGCGGAGACTCTGTTATCTGGGAACTGAAAGACAAAGAGATAATCAAATTTCGCCATACGGTTTCACCCCGAGAAATGGGCTTAGAACAGGTTTCCCTTCAGGCTGTCAAAGGGGGTGCGGCAGAGGAAAACGCACTTACCCTGCGGGCCATACTCTCAGGTGCAAAAGGGCCCAAACGGGATGTAGTTCTGCTGAATGCGGCCGCCGCCCTGATGGTGGCAGACAAGATTGACACCATTGCCGAAGGTATCTCTCTGGCCGCAGAAATAATTGACAACGGGCTGGCACTTAATAAGCTAGAATCTTTGATTAAACTCAGCCAGTCTTTGGCAAGCGGGTAA
- a CDS encoding helix-turn-helix domain-containing protein, whose protein sequence is MEKERRVLTVKELAVELGISLNLAYRQVREGNIYAVRCGDRYLIPKAALDKYLSVK, encoded by the coding sequence TTGGAAAAAGAAAGAAGGGTATTAACCGTCAAGGAATTAGCAGTTGAGCTGGGCATTTCCTTAAACCTGGCTTACCGTCAGGTAAGGGAAGGCAATATCTACGCTGTAAGGTGTGGAGACAGATATCTGATACCCAAGGCGGCCCTGGATAAGTATCTTTCAGTGAAGTAG
- a CDS encoding RHS repeat-associated core domain-containing protein, whose product MPVESSKFDKKTGILTAYLNHFSHYGELANPLISGPGMVMDSQVGLQSGASIYSYSIDTPAGPGGFKPKIELIYNSGSVDEMKNKRSLGSWVGIGWSLSLGRITHEPIADKYFLEFNNGSYELVTGDGINYYTKPQEFLKITRSGDIWEVYDKNGYYYEFGGSTGSTAVQYLTSADGGSYRWDLSIIRDTNGNEATVSYIQDIKGTSPDTWVRSAYPEYLTYGDIVIHFISSYDQNDATDGYIRLDNPKSYGSNPAPKVMENRKLDAIEVSIGATLIRKYSFAYTVTAASYNSSQYGGIYYSGTIKLNSIIQKGADGVSSLPATTFTYTNKQVYRRTYETTYSGNPGNAASLSWPFLTQVNSGYGGYVAFTYVQTPANTTYDTWTRECVATKTVNSGIGVSQVTNYVYSGGPYYSGYGWDAPFRGFSSVREIPETNRFINHNFYTTGSILAEKLTGLEFSYNYCKYNGAFNEEYPESVSSDFESGALDEIVLRMGGVLSNTISSLNNPNAVAIGQDGYIYVADTNANLIRKYNPNGILMSSFGNSLNQPQGLAFTYDGYLLVSNTNANTIQKYTIDGTFVSNLITGLTRPQGITVAKGGNIYVANTGANNVKIYTATGSLVNTILYWNMGTQSLNQPQGVAVTNDNILFVADTGNNRIHIYSTVNSPTVSFASFNTYKFNGVDTAFNGPQGLFYSQTGYLYVADTGNNLVHEYIPGTGMTDIPEWVSNIGSGLNQPQSVAVAPNGYIYVTDTGDNEIHKYEYTIRTWIIRLVKYTIGYSGTGGSNHYNQERYEYDSYGNVIKKYLDGNPNAIGDESYIEYDYYPNSTDNIVGLVARERTFDKDSNQITETRYYYDGNNTDYTTPPTQGNLTRKESFIDGSSSISNYYTYDTFGNVLTEQDPNGNITSWEYETTYNTYPTVKTYPITGLSESYTFDPGTDNLLTKTDVNGQTTTCYFDTFKRITKVVKPGDTETLPSIEYQYNNWGTINQQHLKTITRINSTTTIWQSQYFDGIGRVVQVQSQGETGRTIIEQTTKYDIWGRTSQVYVPQDYASTSINGYKAPETAWKSVSYIYDILGRLITQINADATTVSYDRATVSLQVLVTNERGYKHRYYYDSYLRLTKVVEYDANNAIYATTEYTYDTLGNLTQVKDNSNNITSISYDWLNRKTGMMDPDMGSWVYGYDNNGNIISQTDALSHTISYAYDALNRLTSKTYPAGLGMTDVSYNYDSTANGNYGLGLRTSMTDAVGTIVWTYDSWGRNIEELRTIDSVDYATSYIYDGLNRITTITYPTGEVVTNTYNGRGLPYALSGSTTGNLVTSTLYNQLAQPKEINFGNTLRTTFGYYGLGGSYDTTGGYYGNLWEIKTLPQSGGNVLQDTRYTWDAGDNVSTRQDVLSSQTETFTYDFLGRLTAVSGAYIASYSYNQIGNIVAMNGSSYTYSTQPHAVTQVGTTNYLYDANGNMTNRGTQTLTWDLENRPVSITEGGDITTFIYDGDGNRIKQITSIETILYINKFYEKNLATDEVTTRYYFGDTMMAERQGTTLRYVHQDSINSTSLVTSNTGTALGSTKYYPYGVTRSGSVPVDEQFTGQKLDGTGLYYYNARYYDPTLGRFLSADIYIQDFTNPQCLNRYSYCQNNPLKYTDPSGHFAWFLPIIGAAIGAVAGAVKTVVDCAIHPEKAFSTKELIANVVGGAVAGALAFTGIGILADITAEVSTAFVVVANLAVSEVSNVVDSVIESAMTGEDYTINDLTTDVISGALTGPAGVGIAPSLNKIITNKEVVAGVITSGFQIFTNTIRSIFGLTNNVNSGKSKRNSDINSGLVFYGTSRPSVQLL is encoded by the coding sequence GTGCCTGTTGAATCGAGTAAATTTGATAAAAAGACTGGCATATTGACAGCTTATCTTAATCATTTTAGCCACTATGGAGAGCTGGCAAATCCTCTTATATCTGGGCCGGGCATGGTTATGGATTCTCAGGTCGGGCTACAATCTGGTGCATCGATTTACAGCTACTCAATTGACACTCCTGCCGGACCTGGCGGTTTTAAACCCAAGATTGAATTAATCTACAATAGTGGTTCTGTAGATGAGATGAAAAACAAACGGTCGCTTGGCTCTTGGGTGGGTATTGGATGGAGTTTGAGCCTTGGCCGAATAACTCACGAACCAATTGCTGACAAATACTTCCTCGAATTCAACAATGGTTCGTATGAACTCGTAACAGGTGATGGGATAAATTACTATACCAAACCACAAGAATTTCTAAAGATAACCCGCTCTGGGGATATTTGGGAAGTCTATGATAAAAATGGCTACTATTATGAATTTGGTGGTAGCACTGGATCTACCGCGGTACAATACCTGACCAGTGCAGATGGTGGAAGTTATCGCTGGGATTTAAGTATTATAAGGGATACCAATGGAAATGAAGCAACAGTCAGCTATATCCAAGATATAAAAGGCACTTCACCTGATACATGGGTAAGATCAGCTTATCCAGAGTATCTGACTTATGGCGATATTGTAATTCATTTTATATCATCATATGACCAGAATGATGCAACTGATGGCTATATTCGTTTGGATAATCCTAAAAGCTATGGATCCAATCCAGCTCCCAAGGTTATGGAAAATCGTAAGCTGGACGCCATTGAAGTGAGCATAGGCGCTACCCTGATTCGCAAATATAGCTTTGCTTATACCGTTACTGCAGCTTCATATAATTCCAGTCAATATGGTGGCATATATTATTCTGGTACTATCAAGCTTAACTCCATCATCCAAAAAGGTGCTGATGGCGTATCTTCTTTACCAGCAACAACTTTCACTTATACGAATAAACAGGTATATAGGCGTACATATGAAACCACCTATAGTGGCAATCCTGGCAATGCTGCTTCCTTATCATGGCCATTCCTTACACAGGTTAATAGCGGCTATGGTGGGTATGTGGCTTTTACTTATGTCCAAACACCGGCTAACACCACATACGATACATGGACTAGAGAATGCGTTGCAACTAAGACTGTAAACAGCGGTATAGGCGTGAGTCAAGTTACGAACTATGTTTATAGTGGCGGACCCTATTACTCCGGTTATGGCTGGGATGCTCCATTCAGAGGATTTAGTTCAGTCAGAGAGATACCCGAAACTAACAGATTTATTAATCATAATTTTTATACAACTGGTTCGATTCTAGCCGAAAAATTGACCGGACTGGAATTTTCCTACAACTATTGCAAGTATAACGGCGCATTTAATGAAGAATACCCCGAAAGTGTTTCTTCAGACTTTGAATCTGGGGCATTGGATGAAATAGTACTACGAATGGGTGGTGTACTTAGCAATACAATCTCCAGTTTGAATAATCCGAATGCAGTAGCAATTGGGCAAGATGGATATATCTATGTAGCAGATACTAATGCGAACCTAATCCGAAAGTATAATCCTAATGGTATCCTTATGAGCAGCTTCGGCAATTCCTTAAACCAACCTCAAGGCTTAGCTTTTACTTATGATGGATATCTGCTTGTTTCAAATACCAATGCCAATACTATTCAAAAATACACTATAGATGGGACTTTCGTAAGCAATTTAATTACTGGTCTGACTCGTCCCCAAGGTATTACTGTAGCAAAAGGTGGAAACATATATGTTGCAAATACTGGAGCCAATAATGTCAAGATCTATACAGCTACAGGGAGCTTAGTCAATACAATTCTTTATTGGAATATGGGCACACAGTCCCTAAACCAACCCCAGGGTGTAGCTGTAACCAACGATAACATCCTATTTGTAGCTGACACAGGAAATAACCGAATTCATATTTACTCAACTGTTAATAGTCCTACAGTTAGTTTTGCCAGCTTCAATACCTACAAGTTTAATGGTGTGGATACTGCATTTAATGGACCCCAAGGGCTTTTCTATTCGCAAACAGGTTACTTATATGTTGCCGATACAGGAAACAATCTGGTCCATGAATATATTCCGGGGACTGGAATGACAGATATACCAGAATGGGTAAGTAATATTGGAAGCGGGCTTAATCAACCTCAATCGGTAGCAGTAGCTCCTAATGGATATATATATGTTACAGATACTGGTGATAATGAGATTCATAAATACGAATACACTATCCGAACTTGGATTATTCGGCTTGTAAAATACACGATTGGATATAGTGGTACAGGCGGTTCCAATCACTATAATCAGGAACGATATGAATATGATAGCTATGGAAATGTAATCAAAAAATATCTGGATGGTAATCCGAATGCGATAGGTGATGAATCTTATATTGAATATGATTATTATCCAAATAGCACAGACAATATAGTAGGATTAGTAGCCAGAGAGCGGACTTTTGATAAAGATAGCAATCAAATAACTGAAACCCGCTACTATTATGACGGGAACAATACTGACTACACTACCCCACCTACCCAAGGAAACCTTACTCGTAAGGAATCCTTTATAGATGGCTCGAGCTCAATTAGCAATTATTATACCTACGATACCTTTGGTAATGTACTAACAGAGCAGGATCCTAATGGAAATATTACCAGTTGGGAATATGAAACAACATATAATACTTATCCTACAGTTAAGACTTATCCAATAACCGGATTGTCTGAAAGCTACACATTTGATCCAGGTACTGATAATCTTTTAACTAAAACGGATGTTAACGGACAAACAACCACCTGCTATTTTGATACATTTAAGCGCATTACCAAAGTAGTAAAACCCGGTGATACGGAAACTCTTCCCAGTATAGAGTACCAATATAATAACTGGGGTACTATTAACCAGCAACACCTCAAAACTATTACCAGAATAAATTCAACAACCACTATATGGCAAAGCCAATACTTTGACGGTATCGGTCGAGTAGTTCAGGTACAATCTCAGGGCGAAACCGGACGAACTATCATTGAACAAACTACAAAATATGATATCTGGGGCCGAACTTCTCAAGTATATGTTCCTCAGGATTATGCCTCTACCTCAATAAATGGTTATAAAGCACCTGAAACCGCATGGAAATCTGTTTCATATATCTATGATATACTTGGCCGTTTGATAACCCAAATAAATGCTGATGCCACAACAGTTAGTTATGATAGAGCAACAGTCAGTCTGCAGGTACTGGTAACTAATGAACGCGGTTATAAACATCGCTATTACTACGATTCATACTTACGTCTAACAAAAGTTGTGGAATATGATGCTAATAACGCTATTTACGCTACCACTGAATACACATATGATACACTGGGTAATCTTACGCAGGTTAAGGATAATTCCAACAATATAACAAGCATTAGTTATGATTGGTTAAATCGTAAAACGGGTATGATGGATCCTGATATGGGAAGCTGGGTCTATGGCTATGACAATAACGGTAACATCATCAGCCAAACTGATGCCTTGAGCCATACTATTAGCTATGCTTATGATGCTTTGAATCGTCTCACTTCCAAGACATACCCCGCAGGTTTGGGTATGACCGATGTCAGCTATAATTATGATAGCACTGCCAATGGTAACTATGGCTTGGGTTTGCGCACTAGTATGACTGATGCTGTTGGTACAATTGTTTGGACTTATGATTCATGGGGTAGAAACATTGAAGAACTTCGGACAATAGATTCCGTAGATTACGCTACTTCTTATATTTATGATGGTTTAAACCGAATAACAACAATCACATATCCTACAGGAGAAGTTGTTACCAATACCTATAATGGACGAGGTCTACCTTATGCCCTGAGTGGTAGTACTACAGGTAATTTGGTAACTAGTACGCTATACAACCAACTGGCTCAGCCTAAAGAAATTAACTTTGGCAACACCTTACGAACTACTTTTGGTTACTATGGTCTGGGTGGTAGTTATGATACTACCGGTGGTTATTACGGTAACCTGTGGGAGATAAAAACTTTACCTCAGAGTGGTGGTAATGTTTTGCAGGATACTCGCTATACCTGGGATGCAGGTGATAATGTATCCACTAGGCAAGATGTTTTATCAAGTCAGACTGAAACATTTACATATGATTTCCTGGGTCGTTTAACTGCTGTTTCGGGTGCTTATATTGCCTCATACAGTTATAATCAGATAGGTAATATTGTAGCCATGAATGGTTCCTCATACACTTATAGCACTCAGCCTCATGCCGTAACACAAGTAGGCACCACCAATTATCTCTATGATGCTAATGGCAACATGACCAATCGAGGCACTCAAACCTTGACTTGGGATCTTGAAAATAGGCCGGTTAGTATTACCGAAGGTGGCGATATTACTACTTTTATTTACGATGGTGATGGCAATAGGATTAAACAAATAACCTCAATTGAAACTATTTTGTATATAAACAAATTTTATGAAAAAAACCTTGCCACAGATGAGGTAACCACTCGGTATTATTTTGGGGACACAATGATGGCAGAACGACAAGGTACAACTCTCAGGTATGTTCATCAGGATAGTATTAACAGCACCAGTTTGGTCACTAGCAATACTGGTACTGCGCTTGGCTCAACCAAGTATTATCCGTATGGTGTTACCAGAAGCGGTTCTGTTCCTGTTGATGAGCAGTTTACCGGCCAGAAGCTTGATGGTACCGGGCTATATTATTATAATGCTCGCTATTATGATCCAACGCTTGGTAGATTTTTAAGTGCCGATATATACATTCAAGATTTTACGAATCCCCAGTGTTTAAACAGGTATTCTTACTGCCAGAATAATCCTTTAAAATATACTGATCCCAGTGGACATTTTGCTTGGTTTTTACCGATTATCGGAGCAGCTATTGGAGCTGTAGCAGGTGCGGTTAAAACCGTTGTAGATTGTGCAATACACCCGGAGAAAGCGTTTTCAACTAAAGAATTAATAGCCAATGTAGTTGGAGGAGCAGTTGCTGGTGCGCTAGCATTTACAGGGATTGGTATTTTAGCTGATATTACAGCAGAAGTTAGTACCGCATTTGTAGTAGTGGCAAACCTAGCAGTATCAGAAGTATCTAATGTGGTTGACTCGGTAATTGAATCAGCTATGACGGGCGAAGATTATACTATTAATGATTTAACTACAGATGTTATTTCTGGTGCTCTAACAGGGCCTGCAGGAGTAGGTATAGCTCCATCACTTAATAAAATAATAACAAATAAGGAAGTAGTTGCCGGTGTAATAACTTCCGGTTTTCAGATTTTTACCAATACAATAAGGTCTATTTTTGGACTCACTAATAACGTGAATAGTGGAAAAAGTAAAAGGAATAGCGATATAAATTCTGGTCTTGTGTTTTATGGGACTAGCAGGCCTTCGGTGCAGTTATTATAA
- the trpE gene encoding anthranilate synthase component I: MYYPSLAEVKKLAAQGNLIPISCEIMADLETPVSAFLKIKDSQNAFLLESVEGGERVARYSFIGTNPHKVLTAYQTDTVPPLTQVENELNKYRVVPVGDLPRFCGGAVGFLGYEAVTRFEELPSPSADPLNLPEAVFMLVDTMLVFDHISHSIKVLSYVHTEQDIETSYNQAIRNIENLVNRLRKPLPETAPKSTAASIPEMKSNFKQADFEGKVSKIRDYLNSGEAIQVVLSQRLSRPTSAHPFDIYRALRSVNPSPYMYYLDFGDFQIVGASPEVLVRVEDGEVMTRPLAGTRKRGKTQKEDTSLEQELRHDEKECAEHIMLVDLGRNDIGRISQPGTVRITDVMDVERYSHVMHLVSHVQGKLKPNITPFEALQSCFPAGTVSGAPKIRAMEIIAEMETEKRGIYAGAVGYFSYSGNMDMAIAIRTMVVKGGIAHIQAGCGIVSDSVPEHEYQETLNKAQALLKALDRAENQASEKPHVITN; encoded by the coding sequence ATGTATTACCCATCTTTAGCCGAAGTAAAAAAACTGGCCGCACAGGGCAACCTGATACCCATCTCCTGTGAGATTATGGCCGACCTTGAAACCCCGGTTTCCGCTTTTCTGAAAATCAAAGACAGCCAAAATGCTTTTCTGCTGGAAAGTGTGGAAGGCGGGGAGCGCGTAGCCCGATATAGTTTCATCGGCACCAACCCCCATAAAGTGCTTACAGCCTATCAGACAGATACCGTTCCCCCTCTAACCCAAGTTGAAAATGAACTAAACAAATACCGGGTAGTACCGGTGGGGGATTTGCCCCGTTTCTGCGGCGGGGCGGTGGGTTTTCTGGGCTACGAGGCAGTTACCCGCTTTGAGGAGTTGCCCTCGCCATCGGCTGACCCCCTAAATCTTCCGGAAGCAGTCTTCATGCTGGTTGATACCATGCTGGTTTTTGACCACATCAGCCATTCCATAAAAGTACTAAGCTATGTCCATACCGAACAGGATATTGAAACGTCATATAATCAGGCTATCCGGAATATAGAAAATCTGGTTAACCGCCTTAGAAAGCCGCTGCCCGAAACCGCCCCAAAATCTACCGCCGCAAGTATCCCCGAAATGAAATCCAATTTCAAACAGGCGGATTTTGAGGGCAAGGTATCCAAAATAAGAGATTACCTTAACTCAGGCGAAGCTATTCAGGTAGTTTTGTCACAGCGTCTGTCCAGACCCACCTCCGCCCATCCCTTTGACATCTACCGTGCCTTGCGTTCGGTAAACCCTTCACCATACATGTACTATCTGGATTTCGGTGATTTCCAGATTGTGGGCGCCTCGCCGGAGGTACTGGTACGGGTGGAAGACGGCGAGGTTATGACCCGCCCTCTGGCAGGCACCAGAAAACGGGGCAAAACCCAGAAAGAAGACACCAGTCTTGAGCAGGAACTCCGCCATGACGAAAAAGAGTGTGCCGAACATATCATGCTGGTGGATTTGGGACGAAACGATATCGGGCGTATAAGCCAGCCGGGCACAGTCCGCATAACCGACGTCATGGATGTGGAACGCTATTCCCACGTAATGCATCTGGTTTCCCACGTACAGGGCAAATTAAAACCAAACATTACTCCGTTTGAGGCTTTGCAATCCTGCTTCCCGGCAGGCACAGTCTCAGGCGCACCTAAAATACGAGCTATGGAAATAATAGCTGAAATGGAAACCGAAAAGAGAGGCATTTATGCCGGGGCAGTCGGATATTTTTCTTATTCGGGCAATATGGACATGGCTATAGCCATACGCACCATGGTTGTCAAGGGAGGCATTGCCCATATCCAGGCAGGCTGCGGCATAGTAAGTGACAGCGTACCCGAACATGAGTATCAGGAAACATTAAACAAAGCTCAGGCTTTGCTGAAAGCTCTGGACAGGGCAGAAAATCAGGCATCGGAGAAACCGCATGTTATTACTAATTGA
- a CDS encoding tyrosine-type recombinase/integrase — protein sequence MRGAIIKRGNSYRVKISLGKDSASGKYLSHYETVKGNKKAAEKRLNELIHQFDSGTFVKPGKSTMYEYMQSWLNDYCKPNLSPRTVELYSYISTKHIIPTLGNIPIVELKPQHLQHLYADKQSFGLSNRTVQIIHVVLHKALKNAVKTGLLSRNIAEAVDAPKIQRHEMQVMNESDMQVLLEKAKETPYYALFYTSLFTGMRRAECLALRWSDIDLILCQVYVLRSMQYVQDADLGKRITFKEPKTSKSRRQIALSPSNVIILREHYQDQSELRKTLNLPGLTDSDLVFSHYDGSPLLPNSVTHAWIKLARRCGLNGIRLHDARHTHASLLLKQGVHPKIVQERLGHGSIQITLDTYSHVAPGLQQAAASKFDDIVLAGKRELVEK from the coding sequence ATGAGAGGAGCAATAATCAAACGAGGTAACTCTTACCGGGTTAAGATCTCTCTGGGCAAGGATTCAGCAAGCGGCAAGTATCTTTCCCATTATGAAACAGTCAAAGGCAACAAGAAGGCGGCCGAGAAGAGACTGAACGAGCTTATACATCAGTTTGACTCCGGAACTTTTGTTAAGCCGGGCAAATCTACCATGTATGAGTATATGCAATCCTGGCTTAATGACTACTGTAAGCCCAATCTCTCACCCAGGACTGTTGAGTTGTATTCTTATATCAGCACCAAGCATATAATCCCCACCTTGGGTAATATACCCATTGTGGAACTTAAACCCCAGCACCTGCAGCATCTGTATGCTGATAAGCAGTCTTTCGGCCTGAGTAACCGGACTGTCCAGATTATTCATGTAGTACTTCATAAAGCCCTCAAGAATGCAGTTAAGACTGGGCTCTTAAGTCGGAATATAGCTGAGGCGGTTGATGCTCCCAAGATCCAGCGGCATGAAATGCAGGTTATGAATGAATCTGATATGCAGGTATTGCTGGAAAAGGCTAAGGAGACACCCTATTATGCTCTGTTTTATACCAGCCTGTTTACCGGAATGAGAAGAGCTGAATGTCTGGCTCTGAGGTGGAGTGATATTGATCTGATACTCTGCCAGGTCTATGTTTTAAGGAGTATGCAATATGTTCAGGATGCTGATCTGGGAAAACGGATAACTTTCAAAGAGCCTAAGACCAGCAAGAGCCGAAGGCAGATAGCCCTTTCACCCAGTAATGTCATTATCCTTAGGGAGCACTATCAGGATCAAAGCGAGTTGAGAAAGACTCTGAACCTGCCTGGCTTGACCGATAGTGATTTGGTATTCAGTCATTATGACGGGTCTCCCCTGCTTCCCAACAGCGTAACCCATGCCTGGATTAAACTGGCAAGGCGGTGCGGTTTGAACGGCATACGCCTGCATGATGCCAGGCATACCCATGCTTCTCTGCTACTTAAACAGGGAGTCCATCCCAAAATTGTTCAAGAGAGGCTGGGCCATGGCTCAATCCAGATTACCCTGGATACTTACAGCCACGTAGCCCCTGGCCTGCAACAAGCTGCTGCCAGCAAGTTTGATGATATTGTTTTGGCTGGGAAAAGAGAACTTGTTGAAAAATAA
- a CDS encoding anthranilate synthase component II, producing MLLLIDNYDSFTYNLFQYFSELGQEVKVVRNNKITLDAIEALGPEYIVISPGPSSPLQAGMSNDIIRHFGPRLPILGICLGHQCIGHTYGGIVRQADRIMHGKQSLIQHNNRGIFKGLPKGFPAIRYHSLIVDKPTLPECLEITAWTDDGTIMGLRHKEYPVEGIQFHPESFKTECGKEILGNFLKYYAPVSGKRE from the coding sequence ATGTTATTACTAATTGATAATTACGACAGTTTTACCTATAACCTTTTTCAGTATTTTTCCGAACTGGGGCAGGAGGTTAAGGTAGTCCGCAATAACAAGATTACCCTTGATGCCATAGAAGCCCTAGGTCCTGAATATATCGTGATTTCACCCGGACCATCTTCACCCCTTCAGGCAGGGATGTCCAATGACATTATCCGCCATTTCGGCCCCAGACTGCCGATCCTCGGTATATGTCTGGGTCACCAGTGCATCGGGCATACCTACGGGGGGATTGTCAGACAGGCAGACCGGATAATGCACGGCAAACAGTCTCTGATACAGCATAACAACCGGGGTATTTTTAAAGGTCTGCCCAAAGGGTTTCCCGCCATACGTTACCATTCCCTTATAGTTGATAAACCGACCCTACCGGAGTGTCTTGAAATAACCGCCTGGACAGATGACGGCACCATTATGGGGCTTAGGCACAAAGAGTACCCGGTTGAAGGCATACAGTTCCATCCCGAATCATTCAAAACCGAATGCGGCAAGGAGATTTTGGGCAATTTTCTGAAATACTATGCACCTGTATCAGGTAAAAGAGAGTAA